A single window of Larimichthys crocea isolate SSNF chromosome XII, L_crocea_2.0, whole genome shotgun sequence DNA harbors:
- the ccdc90b gene encoding coiled-coil domain-containing protein 90B, mitochondrial, translated as MNALLRRCNVRRLRSWRDLHVTAPVATFDLRKIELTPLEQRKLTFDSHNMVTDLESSGFEKRQAELIVSALVTLTTANMDIVYKDMVTKAHQEIALQQIMAHLDSIRKDMVILEKSEFANLRSENTKMKRELEQLMNRLKEETLKIRAETKLDINLENSRISDMFTEQERKLMEANTEFYHKKADLEHDNMEISKKMDLQVASLKTVLESLKLETIRYLAATVFSCLAIALGVYRFWR; from the exons ATGAACGCGCTGCTTCGGCGGTGTAACGTGCGGCGGCTCAGATCATGGAGAG ACCTCCATGTGACGGCACCCGTGGCGACCTTTGACCTGAGGAAAATCGAATTAACGCCTCTGGAGCAGCGAAAACTCACCTTCGACTCTCACAACATGGTGACGGACCTTGAGAGCAGTG GTTTTGAGAAGCGCCAGGCGGAGCTGATAGTTTCAGCTCTGGTCACTCTGACGACAGCAAACATGGACATCGTTTATAAAGACATGGTGACCAAAGCCCACCAG GAAATCGCGCTGCAGCAGATCATGGCTCACCTGGACTCCATCAGGAAGGACATGGTGATCCTAGAGAAGAGCGAGTTTGCCAACCTTCGATCTGAAAACACG aaAATGAAGCGAGAGCTGGAGCAGCTTATGAACAGACTGAAG GAGGAGACTCTGAAAATCAGAGCAGAAACCAAACTGGACATCAACCTGGAGAACAGCAGGATTTCTGacatg tTTACGGAACAGGAGAGGAAGCTGATGGAGGCCAATACAGAGTTTTATCACAAG AAAGCCGACCTGGAACACGACAACATGGAGATCAGCAAGAAGATGGACCTGCAGGTGGCTTCACTCAAAACTGTCCTGGAGTCTCTCAAACTGGAGACGATCCGCTACCTCGCAG CAACCGTGTTCTCCTGCCTGGCCATCGCTCTGGGAGTCTACCGGTTCTGGAGGTGA